A single window of Oreochromis aureus strain Israel breed Guangdong linkage group 7, ZZ_aureus, whole genome shotgun sequence DNA harbors:
- the ch25hl2 gene encoding cholesterol 25-hydroxylase-like protein 2, with protein MSVGGLLRTETLSWMSNVDNVTGDYSQDLVLQPIWDYLRQNYHDLLRSPLFPVVLSVTTYFLLVALYTVLDLLAPNWPCINRYRLHPDRPITWPNIWTTLGVTIYNHLLYIFPAAVAQWLWRPPTPLPPEAPTLFSFFLGILGCMVVFDFQYYLWHLLHHRVAWLYRTFHAIHHQYNQPFSLVTQYLSGWELFSVGFWATVDPILLQCHCLTAWSFMVFNVYVSTEDHCGYDFPWATHNLVPFGLWGGAPKHDAHHQRPGTNFAPFFSHWDWLGGTHTVPAASSHSATGEPEEMKGRKD; from the coding sequence ATGAGCGTGGGCGGGTTACTCAGAACTGAGACTTTATCTTGGATGTCAAATGTAGACAATGTGACTGGGGATTATTCCCAGGACTTGGTCCTGCAGCCTATTTGGGACTATCTCCGTCAGAACTACCACGACCTCCTAAGAAGTCCTCTCTTCCCCGTGGTCCTCTCAGTCACTACCTATTTTCTCCTGGTCGCTCTTTACACTGTGTTGGACCTGCTGGCTCCCAACTGGCCGTGCATCAACCGCTACAGGCTGCATCCAGACAGACCCATCACCTGGCCTAACATCTGGACCACCTTGGGTGTCACCATTTACAATCACCTGCTTTACATCTTTCCTGCTGCAGTTGCACAGTGGTTGTGGAGGCCACCAACCCCTCTACCCCCTGAAGCCCCCACTCTCTTCAGTTTTTTCCTGGGCATCCTGGGCTGTATGGTGGTCTTTGACTTCCAGTACTACCTGTGGCACCTGCTGCACCACCGGGTTGCTTGGTTGTACCGCACTTTCCACGCAATCCACCACCAGTACAACCAGCCTTTCAGCCTTGTCACCCAGTACCTGTCTGGCTGGGAGTTATTTAGCGTGGGATTTTGGGCCACAGTAGACCCCATCCTGCTGCAGTGCCACTGCCTCACAGCATGGAGCTTCATGGTATTCAATGTCTATGTTTCCACTGAGGATCACTGTGGCTATGACTTCCCTTGGGCCACACATAACTTGGTGCCCTTTGGCCTCTGGGGTGGTGCTCCGAAGCATGATGCTCACCACCAGAGACCTGGCACTAATTTTGCCCCATTCTTCTCTCACTGGGACTGGCTGGGGGGCACCCACACTGTGCCAGCCGCCTCCAGCCACTCTGCCACGGGAGAGCCAGaagagatgaaaggaagaaaagactAA